TAATTATTTACATAGTTTTGAGCTTCAATAGCTTCTAACATGATTTTCGTCATAGCTTGTAAGTCATATTGAGGATCAAAACCCCATTCCGCTCTTGCACAGCTAACGTCAATATTGTCTGGCCAACTATCAGCAATTGCTTGTCTATCAGGGTCTACACTATATTCTAACTCAAAGTTGGGATAATGTTCTAAAATAGCTTCTTTAACCATTTCTGGCTCAATGCTCATAGCACTTAAATTATATGCGTTTCTATTAATAAGTTTAACGCCGTCTGCTTCCATTAATTTAATAATCGCCTCAACAGCATCATCCATAAACATCATATCCATAAATGTGTCTTTTGCAATATAGCTTGTATATTTTCCTTCTCTAACAGCTTTGAAATAAATTTCCACAGCGTAATCTGTTGTACCACCGCCTGGTTCTTTAACATGTGAAATTAACCCTGGAAACCTAACACTTCTTGTGTCGATACCAAATTTTTCAAAGTAATATTGGCATAATAATTCGCCTGCAACTTTATTGACACCATACATGGAAGTAGGTCGTTGTATCGTAACTTGTGGCGTATTAACTTTTGGTGTCGATGGTCCAAACGCACCAATTGAGCTTGGCGTGAAGAATTTCAAATCATACTCACGTGCTGTTTCTAAAGCGTTCATTAAACCGCCCATATTTAAGTCCCATGCAAAAATCGGATTTTTTTCTGCTGTAGCAGACAATAACGCAGCCATATGCATTAATGTATCCGCTTTAAATGTTTCTACTAGTTCAAACATACGCTCTTTATTGGTTACGTCTAAAATTTCAAAAGGTCCATCTAAAATTGGAGAACCTTCTTCTGGTTTTCTAATATCCGTAGCTAAAACATTTTCATTTCCGTAAATTGTTCTACATTTTACTACTAACTCGGTCCCGATTTGACCTAAGGCTCCTGTAATCATAATTTTTTTCATTTCTGTCTCTCCTTTGTCTATTGCCAAAAAGCAATGTATTCCCCATGTACACAAATAGCCTATTTCACTTCGAATTATACTACATATTCACGAAATTGTATACTCTGAGTGAACAATATGTAATTTATTTATTGAGTTGCACAATATATTTATAGCAATTAAAAACTACCTTCTATAGATTAAAGATTTAAATTGTTTATCTCAGGGAATTACTACAATATATATGTATAAGGAGTGAAATAAATGGAGTATAATTTATTAGGTAATTCAGGGTTATCTGTTTCTAAATACGCTCTTGGTACTATACCTTTTACAGGCACTAATGGTTTTGAAAACGCCGGGGGCATGACACAGCAACAAGCCAATAAAATGATTGACTACGCTCTAGATCAAGGTATCAACCAGTTTGATACAGCAAACCTCTATTCAAAAGGTGATTCAGAAATTGCATTAGGTAAAGCAATTCGAGACAAAAGACATGAAATGGTTATTAGCAGTAAGACAGGGTTCCAATTAACTGATAATCGAAATGATGGTGGTGCAAGTAGAATTAACATAGAACGTTCAATTAATGCGTCTTTACAAAGGTTAAATACAGATTATATTGATTTGTATTACACACATTTATGGGACGGCCAGGTACCTCCAATGGAAACAATACAAGTGATGAATGATTTAATTCAGCAAGGCAAAATTCGTTATTGGGGGGTTTCAAATTATAGTGGTTGGGCTTTGGCTAAAACGCATACCCTTGCCGTCGCTCATAATATGGCTCCACCTATTGCACAGCAAATTTATTACACGCCAGAAGCACGCGAAGCCGAATATGAACTATTACCCGCAGGAAAAGAGCTTGGAATAGGTAATAGCATATGGTCACCATTAGGAGAAGGTCTTTTAACAGGTAAAATTTCACGAAACAAATCTGGAGAAACCGGCACACGTCAAGGTGATGGTTGGGCAGAACCTTACATTAAAAATCATGAATTGTTTTATGATTTAGTAGACGTGCTTACTGAAATTGCAGTTAAACACAATGTTTCAGTTGCTCAAGTAACTTTAGCATGGTTACGCGATAGACCTAATGTTGATTCACTCGTTCTCGCCGCTAGAACGCAAAATCAACTTAAAGAAAATATCGCTTCATATAATTTACAGCTAACTGATAATGAAATTAAGACCATAACTGATTTAACTAACCCAGAACCCATATATCCCTTATGGCACAGAGCCATGAATTCTTATGATAAAGCTTCAACTGCAGAAAAAGTTTACCTTGATAACTATAACAATTTAATGAATAATAAAGATTCTATGTTGTAAATTATAATCGAAATAATAAACTCAGAATAAAAAATGGCAATAACTATCTAAAAATGATAGTTATTGCCATTTCTTTTGAATAAAATTCTTTTTGTCATCATACCTATCATAAGGAAACTAATAAAATAGTTAAGTCATTCTGAAGATACAGACGAGCTGAAGACTGTAGGCTGAGCCCATACCGCAGGAAAGCAAGTCATATAATAAGATATAACCAATAAAAAAAGCCAATCAACGCCATTGAATTGCAAACACGTCGATTGACTCTTTATTTAGTTTAGGGCTAATATCCCAAACTCCTCAATACTATTATGAGTTATCTATTAAAATTTGTCTTTTAAATCATTAGCCTTATCTTTCGCTTGATCTTTAGCTTCTTTTTGCTTATCTTTATCGTTTTTCACTTCATCAACTTTATCTTTTGCTTGGTCTTTAAATTCGTCAAATTTGCTCATTATAAAACCCTCCTAAAAGTTTGTATATAAGGTTTTACCACCTTAAATCATTGATAAACATTTTTGTTCAATAATTTTTACCTAAGTTATAGATTATTATTTTTTAATATATCCAAACAATATTATCGTTGTTTTCTAGTTTCTTTTAATTTAAATGACAACAAGAAACCAATAACAGTTACACATGTAGCCACAATAAATGAGATATTGACACCGTGCACGACACCTTCTTGACCTTTGGTAGGATCAACTGCAAGTGACATAACCGTTATAAATAATGCCGTGCCTAAAGCACCTGACATTTGTCTAAAAGTGTTATTCATCGCTGTACCGTGAGATATAAGATGTTGTGGTAACTGATTTATTGCTAATGTTGTCATTGGCATCATTACCATTGCAATTGAAATCATTCTAACTGCATTCATTACAGTTAAGTAAGTTATACTCGTATGAGCAGTTAAGAATGTAAATGGTAACGTTGATAATGCTAATAATAACAATCCTCCACGCGCTAACCATTTACCTCCAAATTTATCAAATAAATACCCTGTTAACGGGTTAAAGAGACCCATAACAATTGCACCCGGTAACAATACTAAACCAGATTGTAAAGGCGTTAATTTCAACATATTTTGCATATACAACGGTAATATAATATTTGTAGAAATCATTACCGCAAATACAAACATACCAAGCACGGTACCTATTGTGTAAATATTATACGTAAATACTCTAAATTCTAGCATCGGTTCCTTAAGTTTTAATTGACGTTTAATAAATATAACTAAAGCAATGCAACCTATGATTAAAGAAGCAATTACTTGCCAGCTTGTAAATCCTGCCTCGCTTACTGTACTAAAGCCATATAATATTCCGCCAAAACCAAGCGTAGATAGTACTACCGAAAGTTTATCAAGTTTTGGATGCGTTAATTCTGTTACATTTTTTAATAAGAAGTATGCTGTCACGATATTAATCACTGCAATAGGAATAATAACATAGAAGACACTTCTCCATGTAAAGTATTCAACTAATATTCCTGATAATGTAGGTCCAATGGCCGGAGCAAATGCAATAACTAATCCAAACAAGCCCATTGCCGTTCCTCTTTTATCTTTTGGGAATAATAAAAATAGAATTGTTTGCATTAGTGGCATCATGATACCTGCACCAGCCGCTTGAAGAATTCTTCCTATTAATAATGTGAAGAAATCAGGTCCAAAAGCACAAACTAAAGTACCAATTGTGAATACGCCCATAGCAGATAGGAATAATTGACGAGAAGTAAAACGTTCTATTAAAAATGCTGTAACTGGAATCATAATACCATTAACAAGCATAAAAATTGATTGCAACCATTGAACAGTACTATTGTTCAGATGTAAATCTTTCATTATAGGTGGTAACGCTGTTCCTAGCAAAGTTTGGTTTAAAATTGTTATAAAGGCACCTGATAATAAAACAATGAACAATGGAATGTTCTTCCGCAAGTCAAACTTTTCTGATTCAGCCAAAATAATCCCTTCCTTCAATTAGTTAAATTAATTTTTGTAAAAACGTTACTTTAATGTACGACAAAAATAAATAAGACCGTTCATCTTACTTAATATAAAGTAAATACGCACGATCT
The genomic region above belongs to Staphylococcus durrellii and contains:
- a CDS encoding MDR family MFS transporter; the encoded protein is MAESEKFDLRKNIPLFIVLLSGAFITILNQTLLGTALPPIMKDLHLNNSTVQWLQSIFMLVNGIMIPVTAFLIERFTSRQLFLSAMGVFTIGTLVCAFGPDFFTLLIGRILQAAGAGIMMPLMQTILFLLFPKDKRGTAMGLFGLVIAFAPAIGPTLSGILVEYFTWRSVFYVIIPIAVINIVTAYFLLKNVTELTHPKLDKLSVVLSTLGFGGILYGFSTVSEAGFTSWQVIASLIIGCIALVIFIKRQLKLKEPMLEFRVFTYNIYTIGTVLGMFVFAVMISTNIILPLYMQNMLKLTPLQSGLVLLPGAIVMGLFNPLTGYLFDKFGGKWLARGGLLLLALSTLPFTFLTAHTSITYLTVMNAVRMISIAMVMMPMTTLAINQLPQHLISHGTAMNNTFRQMSGALGTALFITVMSLAVDPTKGQEGVVHGVNISFIVATCVTVIGFLLSFKLKETRKQR
- a CDS encoding aldo/keto reductase; the protein is MEYNLLGNSGLSVSKYALGTIPFTGTNGFENAGGMTQQQANKMIDYALDQGINQFDTANLYSKGDSEIALGKAIRDKRHEMVISSKTGFQLTDNRNDGGASRINIERSINASLQRLNTDYIDLYYTHLWDGQVPPMETIQVMNDLIQQGKIRYWGVSNYSGWALAKTHTLAVAHNMAPPIAQQIYYTPEAREAEYELLPAGKELGIGNSIWSPLGEGLLTGKISRNKSGETGTRQGDGWAEPYIKNHELFYDLVDVLTEIAVKHNVSVAQVTLAWLRDRPNVDSLVLAARTQNQLKENIASYNLQLTDNEIKTITDLTNPEPIYPLWHRAMNSYDKASTAEKVYLDNYNNLMNNKDSML
- a CDS encoding NAD-dependent epimerase/dehydratase family protein — encoded protein: MKKIMITGALGQIGTELVVKCRTIYGNENVLATDIRKPEEGSPILDGPFEILDVTNKERMFELVETFKADTLMHMAALLSATAEKNPIFAWDLNMGGLMNALETAREYDLKFFTPSSIGAFGPSTPKVNTPQVTIQRPTSMYGVNKVAGELLCQYYFEKFGIDTRSVRFPGLISHVKEPGGGTTDYAVEIYFKAVREGKYTSYIAKDTFMDMMFMDDAVEAIIKLMEADGVKLINRNAYNLSAMSIEPEMVKEAILEHYPNFELEYSVDPDRQAIADSWPDNIDVSCARAEWGFDPQYDLQAMTKIMLEAIEAQNYVNN